The genomic region CGATGGTCGATAGAGCCAATTTTCGCAACCGACAAGAAAGAATAAAAATAGCATTTAATTTCTGGGCATTCTTTTCTTTGATTTATGAATCAAATTCGGCAGAATGATTGTGAAAGTTTGTTGCGGATTTTGTTCGGGAGCCGAGTTAGACGAGGCGAACTCTGATTTGTCAGAGAAAATAGCGTTTTCTGTTTCTTCCCTTATTTTTTTCGCGCCGCTTTGCTTTCGCAAGGCAGGCGTTTTTTCAGAGGCAAAATTCGGAAAATTCTCTGAATTCTCTGAATAAAAGAACCGAATCTTAACATTTTCGGGGGAATAGATAATTTCTTTCAGAAATTTTTTAATCAAGAGGTTTCTTTCAATCCCTTTTTTCCGAGAGAGGGCGGAGAGGAGGGATTTTAGGGTTCGGGCTCCGCCCGAATTTTTTCGGACGAACTAATTATTTTTTCTAATCTCTATTGCCTCTTCAACTGCATTAGATAAGTGCTTTGAGATCCAACCATATCTTTCTTTACTGTTTGCTCCTGATGGATTATAACATTTTACTATCGTAGATAGTTTTTTCTTTGTTCCGCCATGAGTTATATAATTAAACGGATTATCCCCTTTTTCAGAGATACATCCATTACTATTTTTTAGTCCGTGAATACATATACCCACAACGCCCATACCAGCATCCCATGACTTCACTATTTCATAATTTATCCATTTTCTATTTGCGGTTTTATTTCCAATAAGCACAACGGCGCACGACCTGTATTCCATTTGATTATTTATCCATTTTTTAATCGCATCCTCACCAGCGTTTGTAATTTCTTCCCATTCATTATCGGGCGCTGGTTTATTCCCTTCGATAACACCTATATTGCGAATTTGAGACGCACGCCAACAATCTGGTCTGTAATGAAAACTATAAAAAACTTGTCTTTTTATCACCATGGTTTTGAATTTAATTTATTAAATATATGATTAATAACATGACGCCGACCAATGGTAAATAGAAAAATAGAAGTGTAGTTGAAAACATTGAGTATGTCCAACTATTCCTTTTGTCTTTTTTATATTTATTTACATTCATAGAAAAGTTGATTTCTTTTTCGTCAAGTTTTCTTACATAATTATATAAAGCCCTAAACAATCGCTCTTGCGAAAGAAAGTAGCCATCCAAAATCCAAAAAATAATAACTGGAAAATAAATAATAAAAATATAATTTGTATTAGTATCTTTTACAAACAACACAAACAATGCGGCAATTAATGTAATTGTCCAACCCCTCAAGAAAAATAAATTACCGGCCATTCTAGTAATGACTCCTTGTATAAATTCTAAATGTTTTCGTTTATTTTCCATGTTGATTCACCTACTATAACCGAATTCTTTTAGGAGAAAATTAATCTGCTTTCTATAATTTTCAACTAAATTATCGTTAATTGTTATCCTTTTATATTTCCCAACTAATGTAAACATAAAAATATTTTGAAGGTCGCTTTTCTTTTCATCTAAGTCCCAATGAGCCATTATATTTCTCAACCTTTGAACAAATCTCAAAGATTTTTTGATAGCAAGATAACCTTTCAATTTTTGAAAATAAGGTATTGATTCATAAATACTAATTTTATTATCAAAAGTAAGATAAGGAGTATTCACAACATTCCAAAAAAGAATTGTCGCTTTATTGTTACTTTTAGGAAAAAAATACTTTCTTAAGCGATAACCAAGAACGAACTCAACTCTTGTGGTGGATGAGATAATTTCCCCCCTGATTAAATCCAATTTTTCCCTGACTATTTTTTTATCCATAGGATAATTTTCTCAAGGGTTTTGGCTGGTTTTTTCTGTATCTCATGCTCCCAAACTCTAATAATTTTCCAGCTAATTTTTTTGTAATGACGATTAACTTCTTTGTCTCTTTGCTTATTCCTTTCAATTTTGGGAACCCAGTATTCTTTTCTTGTTGATGGAATGCGGCAGTGTTTTTTGCAGCCGTGCCAAAAACAAGAATCAATAAAAATTACTGTTTTGTATTTTTTCAAAACCAAATCGGGCTTTCCAAAATATCCTTTCGGATTTTTTCTATACCTAAACCCAGCTTTCCAAATCGCTTTTCTGAAATCAACCTCAATCTTGCTGTCCTTGCTTCTGACTTTGGACATAATCTCGCTTCTTTTCTTTTTGGAAACGGTATCTGCCATAAATTTATTTATCAAAAAGCAAAATCGGGTTAATTTTAAATTGAAGCATATTAGCAGAAGCTCGTCCGTTATCTCCGCCTTTTCTTTGCATTCCAATTTTCCCAATTTTTAAGCTTCCTTTAGAGGCAATTTTAACAGGTCCTTCGCCAAAAATGTTCATTGCTTCGTTTATTGATTTTAAAACCCACTTTTCTTGAATGTCATCTTTTGAAATAACTAACATCCAATCGGCTGAAAACTTGCCTCTGCCTTTTAATAAATCCGAAACAACCAAAATTTTATTATCTTCAAAAAATTTAACGATTTTATTTTGATCATTTTCGTTCATTTCGGGTAAAAACATTCTTCGCAGATCTTTTAATCCTTTTTTTCTTGGCTTTGTTTCGCCGGTAAAAAGTTTTAGCAATTTCGCGATGTCGGCTGGAATGTTCCATAATTCAATATATTTGCCTATCCATCTTTTATCAACCTGATTGCCTCCGCTATTATGATTGCTAACCAGTTTTACTTGTAAATTTTGAACATCTATTTGAGATTTTAACTTGATGCTTATCTGTATTTGCACTTGAACATCGGCTTTATACGAGCCCCTTATTTTAGACGCTTTTACATATTCAATATCATTGATATTATAGTCCATCGCTTCAAGCCATTTTTGAGCGGTTTTATCTTTCTCCCAGTCGTTGAATTTATCAATAACATCTTTTTCATTCCTAAATCCGTCTTTTGCGGTTTTGGATCCTCGTTTTATTAATTCTTTTTTGGCGGTCATATTATTTGTTTGTTTATTTGTTATTTATTTATAAAATTAAGAAGGCTTTTGCCGAACGCTTCAACAGTATTGACGGTCATCGCGTTGCCGGCTTGGCTAAGCAGGTAAATATCTTGAATTTTATCTTTGACTTTGCTTGATATTTCTTTGGGAAATCCTTGCAATAGCAAAGCCTCGTAGCCGGATAATTTTCTAAATTTTCCATTTTTGACATACAAAATTCCGTGTCTTCCTGTTCGCAATGTTGGCGCCTTTCCTCGATATAGACGCAAATCTGATTGGCGAGTGTCTATAATCAAATAATCCTCTTTTAAAAATTCGTCAACTGAAAATCTATTCTTATTATATTTATTATTAACATAATTTAAGAATGTTTCGTAAGTTCTTTTCTTTTCGCCAAATTCCAGTTCGCTATCGTCTATTAAATAATCTTTAAGTTCGGGGGTTTCTACAATTTCCGGATATACAAATCTTTTATCATTCTTCGCTAAATCATTTCGCATTCCGACAAAATATATTCTTTCCCTCATTTGCGGCACTCCGTAATGAAGGCTGCTAACCAACTTCCAATAAACATTGTATCCCGCTTCGCCCAGAGCGTTCAAAATGATTTTTAACGATTGGCCGCTCCCATGATTCAGAAGGCCTTTCACATTTTCTAAAATAAAATATTTTAGATTTTTGGCTTTCATTATATCTATCAAATTAAAAATAATTTGACCGCGCCGATCTTTCATTCCCGTTCTTTGCCCCATAACCGAAAAAGTTTGGCATGGAAAACCAGCAATCATTAAATCAAATTCTGGTAAATCATCAGGGTTTATTTTTGTTAAATCGCCATAATTTTTTTCTTCATTGCCAAAAAATTCGCGATATGTTTTTTCTGAATTTTTATCAATTTCTGAAAAACCGACGCATTTCATTCCTAAATTTTCTAGACCAATTCGTCCGCCTCCAATGCCGGCGCAAAAATCAATAAATTTCAATTTGTTGTTTTTCGCATTCGTCATATTTTTATTTTACTAAATCATCAATAGAAACGCCCAACGCTCTTGCTAATTTGATTATTGTTTCAATTTTTGGATTTTTAATTCCGCCTCTTTCAATTTTAATAAGTGTATTGTAAGAAATGCCGGCTTCTCTTGCCAGTTTTTCCTGCGACCAGCCCTTTTTAGTTCTGTATTTTTTTAGATTTTTTATATTGTTATGCGCAATTGACATAGTATCTTAATACGCTATACTGGAATACAAGAGATAATAAAACTTGTATCTAAGTAAATAATAACAAAAATATGAACAAAAGACAATCTAAAAAATGCGCGATTTATACAAGAGTATCCACGGACAACCAAGCGGAAAAAGAATTTTCGTCTTGCGACGCCCAAGAGCAAAAAATAAAGTCATTCATCGCCAGCCAAGAGAATTGGCAGGTTTTTAAGGTATATTCTGACGCGGGATATTCTGGAGTTAATACAGACAGACCCGCGTTGCAAGAACTGCTTTCAGATTTGAAACAAGAGAAAATTGATATTGTCTTTGTGTATAAAATAGATCGGCTCACCCGTTCGCCAAAAGATTTTTATCAGTTGATTGATTTTTTTGAGCAATCAAAAATTGATTTTATTTCTATTACTGAAAGATTTGACACTTCAACGCCGGCAGGGCGGCTTTTGCGAAATATTATGCTTACATTTTCGCAATTTGAAAGAGAATTGGCAAGCGAACGAACAAAAGACAAATTATTGGAACGGGCTAAAAAAGGAATGTGCAACGGCGGATTGACACCCTATGGATATATTCGTGAAAATAAAAAACTAATCCCCCACTCAAAAGAATCAGAAGAGATAAAATCAATTTTTGAAAAATACCTTGAAACAAAATCTCTTTCTGCTGTTTATAATTTTTTAAAAGAAAGGGATGTTAAAAATAAAAACGGCAAAAATTTTTCAAAAACAAGTATCGCCCACATCTTAAGAAATGTTGTTTATAACGGAAAAGTAAAATATAACAATATAATTTATAATGGACTTCACCAGCCGATAATTTCAGAAGAAATTTTTGCCCTTGCGCAAGCAATGCACAAAAACAAAATAAAAAAATTAAGACTGTATAAAAATTTTCTTTTCGGCGGATTGATTAAGTGCAAAGAGTGCGGCTCTAAAATGACATCTTGTTTTACTAACAAAAGAACAAATGAAAAATTAAAAAGATATTATTACTATCGTTGCACCTCAACACTAAGAAATGATTGGCAAAGTTGTTCAGTAAAACAAGTGTCTGCCGAAAGATTAGAAGATTTTTGTTTGGAAAATTTAGAACGAATTTCCGTTGATAAAAACTATATTGAAAATTTGGTTTTCCGCTTGAATAATGATTTTCAATCGCCCTATCGGGCTGGATACGAACCAGCAAAAGCATGCTCTAAACTTTCGCTATTTTCGGCAAAGAAAATCGCGAACAACCTAAAATCCTTCCTCTCCGCCCTCTCTCGGAAAAAAGGGATTGAAAGAAACCTCTTGATTAAAAAATTTCTGAAAGAAATTATCTATTCCCCTGAAAATGTTAAAATTCGGCTCTTTTATTCAGAGAATTCAGAGAATTTTCCGAATTTTGCCTCCGAAAAAACGCCTGCCTTGCGAAAGCAAGGCGGCGCGAAAAAAATAAAGAAAGAAACAGAAAATGCTATTTTCTCTGACAAATCAGAGTTCGCCTCGTCTAACTCGGCTCCGCGGGCAGGATTCGAACCTGCAACCAATTGCTTAACAGGCAACTGCTCTACCATTGAGCTACCGCGGAATATTTAATTATTGATATGATTTTATACCAAAAAACTATAATAATCAAGGTTAGACCTTGTGCCAATAATTTTAAAAATATAACTTAAATAAAAAGACCGATTAGTATTTTTATAACCAATCGGTCTCAATAAAACTATTGTTAATTGAAATTAAACCTCCGTTGTTTTTATAGATTCCAAAAAATCTATATAATCAACTGGTAATTTTTGCTGTCGCGCTCCCTTTAATATTTTATTCATATACAGCAAACGCGGCTGGCCACTTCCTTTTTTGATTTTGACAAAATACGCCCATGCGATATGCTCTTCACCGTAAGAATTAAAAACGACGATTTTTTGCCTTAGATAGCCGTCAGTCAAATGGACAACTTCCCGTTGGTCTAAAACTAACATATCCGACATTGTGAGAGCATAAACCGCGCCCCAAACACGATTATTAGGATCAAATACCATATCAGCCACCCATCCGCCTTTTGTGGATTTTCGCGTAAAATCTAATTTGAAATTTGGATAATACGCTAATGTTCCAAAAGAAGCGCTTGAACACCTTTCTCGCATTTGTTCATAAAGCAAATTTGAACCATAAGCAAAATATAATTCCACAACCTACCTCCTTTGATTCTCGGGTTAATATTTTAAATAACTATGAACAGTATAATATATTATAATCTTTTTGTCAATAAAGCATCAAGCGTTTCCCTCGCGCATTTTTTCCATGAGAATTTTTGCGCTTGTTCCAATCCCCTGCTAATTAATTCCTGCCGCGCGCTTTTATCCGTCAGCGCCTCGCGCATCGCTTCTGAAATTTCGCTGATGTCATAATTATCCTGAATGTAAATCGCCGCCTCACCCGCTACTTCTGGGATTGAAGCGACTGGACTGGTAATGACTGGTGTTCCGCAAGCGAGCGCTTCCAAAACGGGCAGGCCAAAGCCCTCATAATCGGAAAGCCAAACCAACAAATCCGCCGCGTTGTAAAGAAGAGCCAAATCTTTAGAATTGATATATTCTTTTCGCAAAACTCCCCTGCTCTTCATAGAAAAACAAGTATAATTTTTTCCAACAATTAAAAACTGGTAACCAGGCAATTCACCGGCGATTTCTCCAAACGCTTTAATCGCTTCTGGTAAATGGCGACGATTAAAAATTGAACCAATGTAAAATATAAACTTATTTTTCACCCCGTATTTTTCCTTAACTTCCGCCAGTTTATTCTCGTCATCAATCCGTCTAAACGACTCGTCCGCCGCTAAAGGCGTGACAAAAACCCTTTCCGAATCCACTTGATAATATTTCAAAACCTCCATTTTGCTATACTCCGAAGGAACAAAAATAATCTCCGCTTTTCGCGCAGCTATTTTAGAAAATCTTTTTAACAATATTTTATCCCAAACACTCGGCCAGTTATATAAATCAGGGCGCGCCTGATAAATAATATCATGCAAGGTTAACACTATCTTCCCGCCATAAAAAAGCGGCGCGACATAAGCTGGACAAAACAAAAGATCAATCCCGTCCTTCTTAGCCGCCCGCGGTAAAACAAAATGTGTAAAAAAAGCATTACTCCGTCCGCCGATTATCTTTTTTTCAAAAACCGCCTCTGACAAGATTAAATCCTTCGGAATTTCTTCTTTAAAATACAAAATAAATTTCAAATCATTAGGCAAATTAAAACTATTCCACTCTTTCAGCAGATTAAACAAATAGCGGCCGACGCCCGTCCGTCCGCCTTCCAAATTCCGCCCATCAATCCCAATAATCATATTTAAACCTTTCCTCTTTTTCCTAAATAAAAATCCTTCATCCCTATTAAAATATACTTCGCCCAAACGCGCTTTTTTGGGGAAAAAACCAATTTAATCAACTGCTTAATCGTTCGCCAAAGCGCATCCAAGTGAACAAACGGCAAAACATACCATGGCGCGAATTTACTCGCTAAAATCAATCCGTTTCGGATGTGATAATAAATATACGAAGGCGAACCCTCAACCGTACTCTTTGAACACTTATGCCAAATCTTTGCCGCTGGGACAAAAACTGTTTTAAACCCCGCCCTCCTCGCGCGCAAAGACCAATCTACATCTTCGTAATACAAAAAATATTCATTCGGCATTAAGCCAATTTTTTCTAACGCCTCCCGCTTCGCTAAAAGACAGCACCCCGTAATATACTCTGTCTCTTGGATCGCCGGCAAATCATACTGCCCCTTATCCATCTCGCCATACCCCCTCATCGTCCCTTTGTTATACAACCAATTCACCTCCCCGCCCGCAAACCAAATTTTATTCGGTTCGTCCGCAAAATATATCTTCGCCCCTAAAAAACCGATTTTTTCGTCGCTCTCCCCCGCTTCAACTAATCTCGTTAAAAAATCAGCGCTCGCAATCGTATCGTTATTCAAAAGTAAAACATAATCGGCGCCATTTTTCAAAGCATATCTAATACCAACATTATTCCCTTCGGAAAATCCCAAATTTTCTTTATTGTAAATGACTTTAATTGAAAATTGAAAATTGAAAATTGAAAATTTTTCAGTTGACCCATTATCAACCACAATCACCTCGCAATTTGGATAGTCAACATTTTCAAGCGACTCTAAGCACTCGTGCGTATCCGCCCAATTATTCCAGTTAACAATTATAATAAAAACCTTCGGCGGCATAATCATAAAAAATTTATTTACCCTCAAACCTTCGTTCAAACAAATAATATATCAGCGCGGCAGCGGCGACTCCAATCAAAAACAAGGCCGCGAATAACCTCCAATCCGCCTCAATAAACGCTCCGCTTGCGTAAACAACCAAAAGCGCGAAAGGCAATTCCGCCAAAAATGTAATCAAAAGATATCGCCAAAAATCATAACGAAATATCCCAAAAACATAGCCCGTTTCCGAAGGAGTGGCAAGACGAAAAAGAAAAAGCAAAAGAAAAGTCATTCGCGGCTTCAGTTTAAGAGTCCACCCTTCCAACCTCTGCCGCCCCGCGATTTTGCTAACCAGTGGATACCCCGCGTACCGCCCAATCGCGTAAGAAACGCAACCGCCTAAAAGCCATCCAAGCAAAAGTAATAACAAAGTTGCCGCCTCCCCCCATGTCATCACCACTAAAGGAACAAGCGGAACACTGCTAAACATTCCCAAAAGCATAGACACCGCCGCAAGCAAAACAAACGCCACGGGCGCGAAAAACGGATAGCGCTCAACAAACCCCTCAAAAACTGCCGTCAAATCAGACAAAGCGCCCCGCAAATAAACAGAAGAGCCAAACAAAAAAGCGACAAACAAAACAAGAATGAAAATAAATATAGTTTTCTTGCGCATCTCTTTTATTATACCACATTCTCCCAATCAGTAAAAAATAATACCTGTTTTTATTGACTTTTACGGTCATATCAAGCACTATATTCAACAACAAGAATAGAAAGCCCTTTAAAAAATGAATAAGAAATAAAATAAGGAGGACTGAAAAATGAATGAAAGGAACTTGATTTTGCCTGGAAATCCAAGATATCAACCCAAAGAAATGAAGGATTTTTTTGGCTATGACAACCTTTACTTTGGTTTGGCGCAAGTAGAAATTGCCACATTGGAAGCGCTCGGAGAAATCGGCGTAATTCCTGCAGAAGAGATGGAATCGTTGACGCTGGAACTGAAAGAAAAACTTTTGGCAATTCCAACAAATCAGGTGGATAAAATTGAGAGGGAAATCACCCATCATGATGTTCGCGCTTGGATTAGAGAAGCTCAAGAAATAATGAATTGCGCTTTAGCCAGATGGGTTCATATTCCTCTCACCAGTTATGACGCTCTGGATACCGGAAGAATGATCCAATTTCAATCCGCCTACCAGAAAGCGCTTAAACCATCATTAAAAGAAGTTGTCTCTCTTTTGGCGGATTTAGTTGAAAAATTTGCGGGACAACTGCAAATTGGCAGAACACACGGACAACACGCCTTGCCAATAACTGTTGGATTTTGGCTAGCAACCATCCTTCAACGAATTCTCTATAATTGGCGCCAAATGGATATTTATTCTCGAGGGTTGGTCGGCAAGATTTCAGGAGCGGTCGGAGCTTACAATGCCCAAGTCGGACTCCGGTTAGAACAACGATGCGGCGATAAAACTTTTGAAGAACGGATTTTAGAAAAACTTAATCTAATCCCGGCAAAAATCAGCGCGCAAATTCTTCCGCCCGAACCGCTCGCCTATTTTCTCTTCTCGTGCGCTATGATGTCGGCCTCGCTTGGGCAGTTAGGAAGAGATTGTCGCCACTTAATGAGAACGGAAATAGCCGAAGTGATGGAATCCTTTGAAAAAAATCAGGTCGGCTCGTCCACTATGGCTCATAAGAGAAACCCGATTAATTTTGAGAATCTTGAAGGAATGTGGTTAAGAACAAAAAATGAATTCGGCAAAGTAATAGACACTCTCATCAGCGAGCACCAACGCGATTTGGTCGGCAGTTGCGTTGCCAGAGATTATCCTATTATTCTAATTAATCTCCAGCAACAGATTAATACTCTAACTAAAAAGAATAAAGAAGGAATTCCGTTTCTTTCAAGAATCGCGATTGACCCAGAGGCCTGCCAAAAAAATTTCGATATGAGCTCTAATCTTATTCTCTCTGAACCTCTATATATCGCTCTGCAAATGGCTGGCTACCAAAGAGATGCTCACGAATTGGTTAATAGAGTACTGGTCCCCGAAGCGAAAAAAACAAATTCGTCTTTAATTGAAGTATTAGAAAGATTGGCTAATAAAGATGAATACCTTCAAGAAGTGTTGGGAAAGATTCCTGAAGAAATTCAAGAACTTTTCCGACATCCCGAAAACTACATCGGCAAAGCCAAAGAAAAAGCGCGAGAAATAGCGCTCTCTGCCAGACGCCTAATAGAGTAAAAACCCAAAGAAGACAGAAAAGGAGACGCAAAATGAATTATGAAAAAGGATCACTGCTTAATGAAGGTAAAACAAAGAAAATTTGGGGCGTAAGGGATAACCCCGACATCGTGATTATTGAAAATAAGAAAGATATTACGGCCTTTGATGACCCAAGTTTTACCAAGGAATTTGAAACTAAAGCCATTTATTCTACCAACATTACCTGCCGCGTATTTGAACTTTTGCGGAAAGCTGGCATCCCCGCGGCTTATCAAGAACAGGTTTCGCCGACCGAATTTCTGGCCAAAAAATGTATTATGATTCCCTTGGAAGCGGTTGCTCGACGATTTGCCGTAGGAAGTTATCTCAAAAGACACCCTGAATTAACTCCAAGAGAAAATGAAACGCCTCATCGTTTCCACCGATTAGTTATTGAATTTTTTCTTAAGACCACCGAAGGGAAGCTGGTTATACCGGGATATGGGAAAATAGTACAAGGACTTGACTCACAAAAAGGCGAAGAAGATCCTTTTATTACCAACCCTTACGAAGCAGAATGGCGTCTTTTTCATTCAAAGAAACCGTCATGGGATTCTGAAGCAGATTTCAAAAAATCCGTTTCAGCAATTAAGATTCTAGGAAGTGATTTTAAAGAAAAAATCGGGCAGATGGAAAACATTCTCCGAAAAGTATTCTTAGTCCTTGAAGGCGCTTGGAATACTATGGGACTCCGAATGATTGATATGAAAATTGAATTCGGAATTACCGCCGACGGAAAACTTATAGTAGCCGATGTGATTGATAACGACAGCTGGCGGCTCCGCGACGCTAAATGGCAAGAATTAAGCAAAGAAGCGTTCCGCCAAGGAGAAGAACTTTCCGAAGTTGAAAAAAAATATGGAATTGTTTCTTCACTAATTGATCAAATCAG from Patescibacteria group bacterium harbors:
- a CDS encoding glycosyltransferase family 4 protein, which gives rise to MIIGIDGRNLEGGRTGVGRYLFNLLKEWNSFNLPNDLKFILYFKEEIPKDLILSEAVFEKKIIGGRSNAFFTHFVLPRAAKKDGIDLLFCPAYVAPLFYGGKIVLTLHDIIYQARPDLYNWPSVWDKILLKRFSKIAARKAEIIFVPSEYSKMEVLKYYQVDSERVFVTPLAADESFRRIDDENKLAEVKEKYGVKNKFIFYIGSIFNRRHLPEAIKAFGEIAGELPGYQFLIVGKNYTCFSMKSRGVLRKEYINSKDLALLYNAADLLVWLSDYEGFGLPVLEALACGTPVITSPVASIPEVAGEAAIYIQDNYDISEISEAMREALTDKSARQELISRGLEQAQKFSWKKCARETLDALLTKRL
- a CDS encoding glycosyltransferase family 2 protein, with translation MIMPPKVFIIIVNWNNWADTHECLESLENVDYPNCEVIVVDNGSTEKFSIFNFQFSIKVIYNKENLGFSEGNNVGIRYALKNGADYVLLLNNDTIASADFLTRLVEAGESDEKIGFLGAKIYFADEPNKIWFAGGEVNWLYNKGTMRGYGEMDKGQYDLPAIQETEYITGCCLLAKREALEKIGLMPNEYFLYYEDVDWSLRARRAGFKTVFVPAAKIWHKCSKSTVEGSPSYIYYHIRNGLILASKFAPWYVLPFVHLDALWRTIKQLIKLVFSPKKRVWAKYILIGMKDFYLGKRGKV
- the dcm gene encoding DNA (cytosine-5-)-methyltransferase, whose protein sequence is MTNAKNNKLKFIDFCAGIGGGRIGLENLGMKCVGFSEIDKNSEKTYREFFGNEEKNYGDLTKINPDDLPEFDLMIAGFPCQTFSVMGQRTGMKDRRGQIIFNLIDIMKAKNLKYFILENVKGLLNHGSGQSLKIILNALGEAGYNVYWKLVSSLHYGVPQMRERIYFVGMRNDLAKNDKRFVYPEIVETPELKDYLIDDSELEFGEKKRTYETFLNYVNNKYNKNRFSVDEFLKEDYLIIDTRQSDLRLYRGKAPTLRTGRHGILYVKNGKFRKLSGYEALLLQGFPKEISSKVKDKIQDIYLLSQAGNAMTVNTVEAFGKSLLNFINK
- a CDS encoding helix-turn-helix transcriptional regulator; the encoded protein is MSIAHNNIKNLKKYRTKKGWSQEKLAREAGISYNTLIKIERGGIKNPKIETIIKLARALGVSIDDLVK
- a CDS encoding type II restriction endonuclease, with translation MTAKKELIKRGSKTAKDGFRNEKDVIDKFNDWEKDKTAQKWLEAMDYNINDIEYVKASKIRGSYKADVQVQIQISIKLKSQIDVQNLQVKLVSNHNSGGNQVDKRWIGKYIELWNIPADIAKLLKLFTGETKPRKKGLKDLRRMFLPEMNENDQNKIVKFFEDNKILVVSDLLKGRGKFSADWMLVISKDDIQEKWVLKSINEAMNIFGEGPVKIASKGSLKIGKIGMQRKGGDNGRASANMLQFKINPILLFDK
- a CDS encoding gamma-glutamylcyclotransferase; this encodes MELYFAYGSNLLYEQMRERCSSASFGTLAYYPNFKLDFTRKSTKGGWVADMVFDPNNRVWGAVYALTMSDMLVLDQREVVHLTDGYLRQKIVVFNSYGEEHIAWAYFVKIKKGSGQPRLLYMNKILKGARQQKLPVDYIDFLESIKTTEV
- a CDS encoding AIR carboxylase family protein, whose translation is MNYEKGSLLNEGKTKKIWGVRDNPDIVIIENKKDITAFDDPSFTKEFETKAIYSTNITCRVFELLRKAGIPAAYQEQVSPTEFLAKKCIMIPLEAVARRFAVGSYLKRHPELTPRENETPHRFHRLVIEFFLKTTEGKLVIPGYGKIVQGLDSQKGEEDPFITNPYEAEWRLFHSKKPSWDSEADFKKSVSAIKILGSDFKEKIGQMENILRKVFLVLEGAWNTMGLRMIDMKIEFGITADGKLIVADVIDNDSWRLRDAKWQELSKEAFRQGEELSEVEKKYGIVSSLIDQIRIPKQVLIFWKGSKSDLSLNVQIVHFDINEIILSGHKSPRKALAQLDKIIGKYPDGGVIIVKVGRSNGLGPMLAARTNWPVIAIPTTIEEYPEDIWSSIRMPSNVPLLTTWPEKNAFLAALNILAQKNPLVYMRRQMQIEELDI
- a CDS encoding VTT domain-containing protein, encoding MRKKTIFIFILVLFVAFLFGSSVYLRGALSDLTAVFEGFVERYPFFAPVAFVLLAAVSMLLGMFSSVPLVPLVVMTWGEAATLLLLLLGWLLGGCVSYAIGRYAGYPLVSKIAGRQRLEGWTLKLKPRMTFLLLFLFRLATPSETGYVFGIFRYDFWRYLLITFLAELPFALLVVYASGAFIEADWRLFAALFLIGVAAAALIYYLFERRFEGK
- a CDS encoding very short patch repair endonuclease; translated protein: MADTVSKKKRSEIMSKVRSKDSKIEVDFRKAIWKAGFRYRKNPKGYFGKPDLVLKKYKTVIFIDSCFWHGCKKHCRIPSTRKEYWVPKIERNKQRDKEVNRHYKKISWKIIRVWEHEIQKKPAKTLEKIILWIKK
- a CDS encoding TIR domain-containing protein, whose protein sequence is MKRQVFYSFHYRPDCWRASQIRNIGVIEGNKPAPDNEWEEITNAGEDAIKKWINNQMEYRSCAVVLIGNKTANRKWINYEIVKSWDAGMGVVGICIHGLKNSNGCISEKGDNPFNYITHGGTKKKLSTIVKCYNPSGANSKERYGWISKHLSNAVEEAIEIRKNN